In a single window of the Roseiconus lacunae genome:
- a CDS encoding sigma-70 family RNA polymerase sigma factor has product MNREHQSDHSHQDDFALYYIKNQGRVYAYIATLVPNRSDAEDLLQRTSLVMWQKWDRFDPRYGFLPWARGIALNEIRNYLRRSERRNVQLSEAVVSMLAEHSEQVADSDRSEALSVCLQSLEEKQRALLEGCYLESAGCKSTAESMGISVDAVYMRLHRIRRFLVQCIEGRVSDGLATQGVTEQITKQITKQGGLS; this is encoded by the coding sequence ATGAATCGTGAACACCAATCCGATCATTCTCACCAAGATGATTTCGCGCTTTATTACATCAAGAATCAAGGCCGCGTTTATGCCTATATCGCGACATTGGTTCCCAATCGATCTGACGCCGAAGATTTGCTGCAACGAACCAGTCTCGTGATGTGGCAAAAATGGGATCGTTTTGACCCACGATACGGTTTCTTGCCCTGGGCGCGTGGTATCGCGCTCAATGAAATTCGCAACTACCTACGGAGAAGTGAACGGCGAAATGTGCAGTTGTCCGAAGCGGTGGTCTCGATGTTGGCCGAGCACTCTGAACAAGTCGCCGACTCGGATCGCAGTGAAGCTTTGTCGGTCTGTCTGCAATCGCTTGAGGAAAAGCAGCGGGCGTTGCTCGAAGGTTGCTACCTCGAATCGGCCGGTTGTAAGTCGACAGCGGAGTCGATGGGAATTTCAGTCGATGCGGTTTACATGCGACTCCATCGGATACGTCGCTTTCTGGTTCAATGCATCGAAGGGCGCGTCTCGGACGGTCTAGCGACCCAAGGAGTGACCGAGCAGATCACCAAACAAATCACCAAGCAAGGAGGTTTGAGCTGA